A genomic segment from Mobula hypostoma chromosome 20, sMobHyp1.1, whole genome shotgun sequence encodes:
- the spx gene encoding spexin prohormone 1: protein MKGLGTATILTLFLFIASSLFLQSSSVPQAQFWRRNWTPQAMLYLKGAPGRWFIAEDEKENYLIENIDIETRSRTDRPLTLAEATVLFLAKIREAELSENPPHTEATQFNQMAFFNKPSGNFSGLQTVKYGIATPLKTSQNTVKDDGLALKPIARFNVVNKSLSKERIEQLR, encoded by the exons ATGAAG GGTCTGGGGACAGCCACGATTCTCACTCTCTTCTTGTTCATTGCATCTTCGCTCTTCCTACAGTCCAGCAGCGTGCCGCAG GCTCAGTTTTGGAGGCGTAACTGGACACCTCAAGCAATGCTGTATCTGAAAGGCGCAC cggGGCGGTGGTTCATAGCGGAAGATGAAAAGGAAAACTATCTCATTGAAAACATAGATATCG AAACCAGAAGCCGAACTGACAGACCATTAACCTTAGCAGAAGCAACGGTCTTATTCCTGGCTAAAATTAGAGAGGCCGAACTCTCTGAAAATCCACCGCACACAGAG GCAACCCAATTTAACCAAATGGCTTTCTTCAACAAACCCAGTGGTAATTTCTCTGGCCTGCAGACTGTAAAGTATGGGATAGCTACACCTCTTAAAACATCCCAAAACACAGTCAAAGATGATGGTCTAGCTCTGAAACCCATTGCAAGATTTAATGTTGTGAACAAGTCTCTCTCAAAAGAGAGAATTGAGCAATTACGATAA